One genomic window of Luteitalea pratensis includes the following:
- a CDS encoding S66 peptidase family protein, producing the protein MTLASPCRSEDVAAGADQLRTLGFEPVVIAQVNAGPGPAYVAGAPMSRAAQLRDALVDPGIAAVIATRGGYGSAQLLPFLDWAEVRAARTLLIGYSDITALLDAFAGRAGLVSVHGPMAEGRLARGASAFDPDSFLRIVGEPVPFGKIAAPRARTLQPGAARGVLRGGTLTQIAALLGTPWAFVAAEPTILFVDEVNERPYRLDRLLWQLRAAGVFDGVSGVVLNELPGCDEPDGSVTALDAVRHALAGFDGPIVAGVPSGHTAGVMITLPIGVQVTLHAGTDVSLSIDEPAVA; encoded by the coding sequence ATGACACTCGCGAGCCCATGTCGTTCCGAGGACGTCGCGGCCGGTGCCGACCAATTGCGGACTCTTGGATTCGAGCCTGTCGTCATCGCCCAGGTCAATGCCGGCCCCGGCCCCGCGTACGTGGCCGGGGCGCCGATGTCACGAGCGGCGCAACTGCGTGATGCCCTTGTCGATCCCGGCATTGCCGCCGTGATCGCTACGCGTGGCGGCTACGGGTCGGCACAGCTGCTGCCATTTCTCGACTGGGCCGAGGTCCGTGCCGCCCGCACGCTGCTGATCGGGTACAGCGACATCACTGCACTGCTCGACGCATTCGCGGGACGGGCGGGCCTGGTCAGCGTGCACGGCCCGATGGCGGAGGGACGCCTCGCGCGCGGCGCCAGTGCCTTCGATCCCGACTCATTCCTGCGCATCGTCGGCGAGCCCGTACCGTTCGGGAAGATCGCGGCGCCACGAGCGCGCACCCTGCAACCGGGCGCGGCGCGTGGTGTCTTGCGAGGGGGCACGTTGACGCAGATCGCGGCCCTGTTGGGCACACCGTGGGCGTTCGTGGCCGCCGAGCCGACGATCCTGTTCGTCGACGAGGTGAACGAGCGTCCCTACCGTCTTGATCGACTGCTGTGGCAGTTGCGCGCCGCCGGCGTGTTCGACGGCGTCTCCGGCGTGGTGCTGAACGAGTTGCCTGGCTGCGACGAACCGGACGGGAGCGTCACGGCCCTCGACGCGGTGCGTCATGCGCTGGCCGGTTTCGATGGACCGATTGTGGCAGGCGTGCCGAGTGGGCACACCGCCGGCGTGATGATCACGCTGCCGATCGGCGTGCAGGTCACGCTGCATGCCGGAACCGATGTCTCGCTCTCGATAGACGAGCCGGCCGTGGCCTGA
- the nagZ gene encoding beta-N-acetylhexosaminidase → MMQRDRRRHVGQLMLAGFRGHSIPVELRSLARDFDLGGVVLFARNVAEPAQVAELAREAAELSRSAPVWVAIDQEGGRVQRVKAPLTIWPAAAVLGRADDLDLTRRFARALARELRAMGITFDFAPVLDVLTRKDNPAIGDRSLSSDPAVVARHGVALVRALQQEGLPACAKHFPGHGDASVDSHEDLPVVDLSPDRLEHVEWVPFRAAIDAGIDAVMSGHLLVPSLDEHSAATLSPEVITGRLRGQLGFGGLVLTDDMDMKAISLRFEPGAAAARAIAAGCDGVLQCGGDLDRVHAALEGLVRAIEDETLPATRVDEALARHAELKARYLSEDARRRAPAAPTLRDVIGSAEHALVAEQMRQFA, encoded by the coding sequence ATGATGCAGCGCGACAGACGACGACACGTGGGGCAACTGATGCTGGCCGGATTCCGCGGGCACTCGATCCCGGTGGAGCTCCGTTCGCTTGCCCGCGACTTCGACCTCGGCGGCGTCGTGCTGTTTGCCCGCAACGTGGCCGAACCGGCGCAGGTGGCCGAACTCGCGCGCGAGGCGGCGGAACTCTCGCGATCGGCCCCCGTGTGGGTCGCCATCGACCAAGAGGGTGGCCGCGTCCAGCGGGTCAAGGCGCCGCTGACGATCTGGCCGGCCGCCGCCGTGCTCGGTCGCGCCGATGACCTCGATCTCACACGGCGCTTTGCTCGTGCGCTGGCACGAGAGCTGCGCGCGATGGGCATCACGTTCGACTTCGCGCCGGTCCTCGACGTGTTGACGCGCAAGGACAACCCGGCCATCGGTGATCGGTCGCTGTCGAGCGATCCGGCCGTCGTCGCGCGCCACGGCGTGGCGCTGGTGCGGGCCCTGCAGCAGGAAGGGCTGCCGGCATGCGCCAAGCATTTCCCGGGGCACGGTGACGCATCGGTCGATTCACACGAGGACCTCCCGGTGGTTGACCTCTCGCCCGATCGACTGGAGCACGTGGAATGGGTCCCGTTCCGTGCCGCCATCGACGCCGGCATCGATGCCGTGATGTCCGGCCACCTGCTGGTGCCCAGCCTCGACGAGCACTCGGCGGCGACGCTCTCCCCGGAGGTGATCACGGGCCGCCTGCGCGGACAACTCGGGTTCGGCGGGCTGGTCCTGACCGACGACATGGACATGAAGGCGATCTCGCTCCGCTTCGAGCCCGGCGCGGCTGCGGCTCGGGCCATCGCGGCGGGCTGTGACGGCGTGCTTCAATGCGGCGGTGATCTCGATCGCGTCCATGCCGCGCTCGAAGGCCTCGTCCGCGCCATCGAGGACGAGACGCTGCCGGCCACGAGGGTCGACGAAGCGTTGGCGCGCCATGCCGAGCTGAAGGCTCGCTACCTCTCGGAGGACGCGCGACGCCGCGCGCCCGCGGCGCCCACGCTCAGGGACGTCATCGGCTCGGCCGAGCATGCGCTCGTCGCCGAGCAGATGCGGCAATTCGCGTGA
- the polX gene encoding DNA polymerase/3'-5' exonuclease PolX, which produces MENVAIARVLAEIGDLLEIRGDNPFKVRAYRNASQVVRDCGERVASLSAADLRGLPGIGKDIATRVTELIETGGSTFHRELAAEFPAGLLDVLRLQGVGPKTTALLYKELRIGSVDELKLALDSGSVRGVKGMGPGKEAALRKAIEDHQAFAGRYLASEVWQQAHALITHLRTVCPDATFDLVGSLRRGAETCGDLDVLATGAGPEVMEHFVAFGRVERVLGQGPTKSSVRLGKGLQADLRLVPPASRGAALQYFTGSKAHNIELRDRAVRLGLKLNEYGLFRLEDDIRIAGDSEANIYEALGLPWIAPELREQRGEFEAARDGRLPALVERDDLRGDLHCHTTATDGKDTIRAMALAARDAGLSYLAITDHSQALAMANGLDEDRALAHAARVRAIGDEIDGITLLAGIECDIRADGTMDLADDCLAQLDVVIASVHSALSQEPERMTERVLRALECPYVDVLGHPTGRMLLRREASGLDVEAVIAQAARLGVALEINGQPHRRDLHDGHARLARDRGVKIVLSSDAHAVAGFEHLHWATFTARRAWLTPQDVLTCLPLVALRSALRRHRSHA; this is translated from the coding sequence GTGGAAAACGTCGCCATCGCCCGCGTCCTCGCCGAGATCGGCGACCTGCTCGAGATTCGCGGGGACAACCCGTTCAAGGTCCGCGCATACCGCAATGCCTCGCAGGTCGTCCGCGACTGTGGCGAGCGGGTCGCGTCGCTCTCCGCTGCCGACCTGCGCGGCCTGCCCGGAATCGGCAAGGACATCGCGACGCGCGTGACCGAGCTGATCGAGACGGGGGGATCCACGTTCCATCGCGAGCTGGCCGCCGAGTTCCCGGCCGGGCTGCTCGACGTCCTGCGCCTGCAGGGCGTGGGGCCGAAGACGACGGCGCTCCTCTACAAGGAGCTCCGGATCGGCTCGGTGGACGAGCTCAAACTGGCGTTGGACTCCGGGAGCGTTCGCGGCGTCAAGGGGATGGGGCCGGGCAAGGAAGCGGCGCTGCGCAAGGCGATCGAGGATCACCAGGCGTTTGCCGGACGGTATCTCGCGTCCGAGGTGTGGCAGCAGGCGCACGCGTTGATCACGCATCTGAGGACCGTCTGTCCGGACGCCACCTTCGATCTCGTCGGCAGCCTCCGGCGCGGCGCCGAGACGTGCGGTGATCTCGACGTGCTGGCAACTGGTGCCGGTCCCGAGGTGATGGAACACTTCGTGGCGTTCGGGCGCGTAGAGCGTGTCCTCGGGCAGGGGCCGACCAAGAGCAGCGTCCGCCTCGGCAAGGGCTTGCAAGCCGATCTGCGGCTCGTGCCGCCAGCCTCGCGCGGCGCCGCGCTGCAATACTTCACCGGCAGCAAGGCTCACAACATCGAGCTTCGTGATCGCGCGGTACGACTGGGACTGAAGCTGAACGAGTACGGCCTGTTCCGCCTCGAGGACGACATCCGGATCGCCGGCGACAGCGAGGCGAACATCTACGAGGCGCTCGGCTTGCCGTGGATTGCACCGGAACTGCGCGAGCAGCGGGGCGAGTTCGAGGCCGCGCGGGATGGACGCCTGCCCGCTCTGGTCGAGCGCGACGACCTGCGTGGCGATCTGCATTGCCACACCACCGCCACCGATGGCAAGGATACGATCCGCGCCATGGCGCTCGCCGCGCGAGACGCCGGCTTGTCGTATCTCGCGATCACCGATCACAGCCAGGCACTGGCGATGGCCAACGGCCTCGACGAAGATCGGGCGCTCGCCCACGCGGCGCGGGTGCGCGCGATTGGCGACGAGATCGACGGCATCACGCTGCTGGCGGGCATCGAGTGCGACATCCGTGCCGACGGCACCATGGACCTGGCCGACGACTGTCTCGCGCAACTCGACGTGGTGATCGCCTCGGTGCACTCGGCCTTGTCGCAGGAACCCGAGCGCATGACCGAGCGGGTGTTGCGGGCACTGGAATGCCCGTACGTGGACGTCCTGGGGCACCCCACGGGACGCATGCTGCTGCGCCGCGAGGCATCCGGCCTCGACGTCGAAGCCGTGATTGCGCAGGCGGCACGCCTCGGCGTCGCCCTCGAGATCAACGGCCAGCCGCATCGGCGCGACCTGCACGACGGACACGCACGGCTCGCCCGCGATCGTGGCGTGAAGATCGTCCTTTCGAGCGACGCGCATGCGGTGGCCGGCTTCGAGCACCTGCACTGGGCCACGTTCACCGCCCGGCGCGCCTGGCTCACGCCGCAGGACGTGCTGACCTGCCTGCCACTCGTGGCGCTGCGCTCCGCGCTGCGCCGCCACCGGAGCCACGCATGA
- a CDS encoding helix-turn-helix domain-containing protein — protein sequence MTVGERLREARERQKVSLHAIAEKTNISVRFLDAIEKNQFDKLPGGIFTRGFIRSYASQVGLDPDAAVEQFLSDEPTQRDDDIDQAPARTQGDGPTLATFVLAGLVVMIVALMFVYLLKPGWLGLDRVSAPSQQASAPDATSAPAPAATDSTAPAASASPGASTATTTGARTPTENTSPPAPAAASTQESVPESPRSPLRLVVAPSGRCWVQVTADGQMRVAREVSAGERITVDAAERLQVVVGDAGNFAYELNGRPGKSLGRAGQVARATIQPATVPQFQAP from the coding sequence GTGACCGTTGGCGAACGTTTGCGCGAAGCACGGGAGCGCCAGAAGGTCTCGCTGCATGCGATTGCAGAGAAGACCAACATCTCGGTGCGCTTCCTCGACGCGATCGAGAAGAATCAGTTCGACAAGTTGCCCGGGGGCATCTTCACCCGCGGCTTCATCCGGTCGTACGCGTCGCAGGTGGGCCTCGACCCGGACGCCGCCGTGGAGCAATTCCTCTCCGACGAACCGACGCAGCGCGACGACGACATCGACCAGGCACCGGCGCGAACGCAGGGGGACGGCCCGACCCTCGCCACGTTCGTCCTCGCCGGACTCGTCGTCATGATCGTGGCGCTCATGTTCGTCTATCTGCTCAAGCCTGGGTGGCTTGGACTGGACAGGGTGTCCGCACCGTCGCAGCAGGCCTCGGCGCCGGATGCCACGAGTGCACCCGCACCCGCCGCAACTGATTCAACCGCTCCTGCCGCCTCGGCCTCGCCCGGCGCTTCCACCGCCACCACCACCGGCGCCCGTACCCCGACTGAGAACACCAGCCCACCGGCCCCTGCCGCGGCATCGACGCAGGAATCGGTTCCCGAATCTCCCAGGTCACCGCTGCGCCTCGTCGTAGCCCCGTCGGGGCGCTGCTGGGTACAGGTCACTGCCGACGGCCAGATGCGCGTCGCGCGCGAGGTCTCGGCCGGTGAGCGCATCACCGTGGACGCCGCAGAGCGGTTGCAGGTCGTGGTCGGCGATGCGGGCAACTTCGCCTACGAGTTGAACGGTCGTCCAGGCAAGTCGCTCGGCCGCGCGGGGCAGGTCGCCCGCGCGACCATCCAGCCGGCGACGGTCCCGCAGTTCCAGGCTCCCTGA
- a CDS encoding thiamine phosphate synthase, with protein sequence MWPPRSVAITDRRHLAARGDGGEDDALVAFVAAMATAGVDAVQVRERDWPDARVLRVTRAAVSAVRGSACRVLVNERAHVAVAAAAHGVHLRGTGMPVRRVRSAWPERLLIGRSVHPGDDDADAAGADMVMFGTVFASGSKAADTQVAGLPALTAWADRPGMAPVVAIGGIGVDRCAAVRDAGACGIAGIGLFVQAWQQGPSALAAVVREVHAVFRDRERAE encoded by the coding sequence ATGTGGCCGCCGCGTAGCGTCGCCATCACCGATCGTCGGCATCTGGCGGCGCGCGGTGACGGCGGCGAGGATGACGCGCTGGTCGCTTTCGTGGCGGCCATGGCCACGGCGGGAGTGGATGCCGTGCAGGTACGTGAGCGGGACTGGCCCGATGCCCGAGTGCTGCGCGTGACGCGGGCGGCAGTCAGCGCCGTGCGAGGCAGTGCGTGTCGGGTGTTGGTCAACGAACGCGCACATGTCGCGGTGGCGGCGGCTGCGCACGGCGTTCACCTGCGGGGCACGGGGATGCCGGTACGGCGGGTACGCTCGGCCTGGCCGGAGCGCCTGCTGATCGGCCGGTCGGTGCATCCCGGTGACGACGACGCGGACGCGGCAGGTGCGGACATGGTGATGTTCGGGACGGTCTTTGCGTCAGGCTCCAAAGCGGCCGATACCCAGGTCGCCGGGTTGCCGGCGCTGACCGCCTGGGCCGACCGGCCAGGCATGGCACCGGTCGTCGCCATCGGCGGCATCGGCGTCGATCGTTGCGCCGCGGTGCGTGACGCCGGCGCCTGCGGCATCGCGGGCATAGGCTTGTTCGTACAGGCCTGGCAGCAGGGGCCGTCGGCGCTGGCCGCCGTCGTCCGCGAAGTTCACGCGGTGTTTCGAGATCGGGAGCGGGCAGAGTGA